A section of the Citrobacter farmeri genome encodes:
- the panB gene encoding 3-methyl-2-oxobutanoate hydroxymethyltransferase, translated as MKPTTISLLQKCKQEKKRFATITAYDYSFARLFADEGINVMLVGDSLGMTVQGHDSTLPVTVEDIAYHTRAVRRGAPNCLLLADLPFMAYATPEQAFENSAVVMRAGANMVKIEGGAWLVDTVKMLTERAVPVCGHLGLTPQSVNIFGGYKIQGRGDAGQVLLDDALALEAAGAQLIVLECVPVELARRVTDALSIPVIGIGAGNVTDGQILVMHDAFGITGGHIPKFAKNFLTEAGDMRAAVRQYIAEVESGVYPGEEHSFH; from the coding sequence ATGAAACCGACCACCATCTCGCTGTTGCAGAAGTGCAAACAAGAGAAAAAACGCTTCGCTACCATTACTGCCTATGACTACAGCTTCGCCAGACTGTTTGCCGACGAAGGGATCAATGTGATGCTGGTCGGAGATTCCCTGGGGATGACGGTGCAAGGGCATGACTCCACTCTGCCGGTTACCGTTGAAGATATCGCTTACCACACGCGTGCGGTGCGTCGCGGCGCGCCGAATTGCCTGCTGCTCGCCGATCTGCCGTTTATGGCTTACGCGACGCCGGAACAGGCCTTTGAAAATTCGGCTGTCGTCATGCGCGCGGGCGCGAATATGGTCAAGATTGAAGGCGGTGCCTGGCTGGTGGATACCGTGAAAATGCTCACCGAACGCGCGGTGCCCGTCTGCGGACACTTAGGGTTGACGCCACAGTCGGTCAATATCTTCGGGGGCTATAAAATCCAGGGTCGTGGCGATGCCGGACAGGTTTTGCTGGACGATGCCCTGGCGCTGGAAGCCGCAGGCGCACAACTCATTGTACTGGAATGCGTCCCGGTTGAACTGGCCCGGCGCGTAACTGACGCACTCTCCATTCCGGTTATCGGCATCGGTGCCGGGAATGTCACCGACGGACAAATTTTAGTGATGCACGATGCCTTTGGCATCACCGGCGGCCATATTCCAAAATTTGCCAAAAATTTCCTTACTGAAGCAGGCGACATGCGCGCCGCGGTACGGCAGTATATTGCTGAGGTTGAGTCCGGCGTCTATCCGGGCGAAGAACACAGTTTCCATTAA
- the folK gene encoding 2-amino-4-hydroxy-6-hydroxymethyldihydropteridine diphosphokinase: protein MTLVYIALGSNLASPLEQVNAAVNAIGEIPESRVVAVSSFYRTPPLGPQDQPDYLNAAVALETALEPETLLDHTQRIELQQGRVRKAERWGPRTLDLDIMLFGDRVINSERLTVPHYDMKNRGFMLWPLLEIAPDLHFPDGASLHQILTHLGAEKPARW, encoded by the coding sequence ATGACCCTCGTTTATATCGCGCTGGGCAGCAATCTGGCCTCTCCTCTGGAGCAGGTCAATGCTGCCGTCAACGCGATAGGTGAGATCCCTGAAAGTCGGGTCGTTGCCGTCTCTTCCTTTTATCGAACCCCACCGCTGGGTCCGCAGGATCAGCCTGATTACCTGAACGCCGCCGTGGCGCTGGAAACGGCGCTCGAGCCAGAAACATTGCTTGATCACACCCAGCGCATTGAACTTCAGCAAGGCCGGGTACGTAAAGCCGAACGCTGGGGGCCGCGCACGTTAGATCTGGATATCATGCTGTTTGGCGATCGCGTCATCAACAGCGAACGGCTGACCGTGCCGCACTACGACATGAAAAACCGCGGTTTTATGCTCTGGCCGCTGCTTGAAATTGCTCCTGATCTGCACTTCCCTGACGGCGCCTCACTGCATCAGATACTCACTCACCTTGGCGCAGAAAAACCCGCGCGCTGGTAA
- the panC gene encoding pantoate--beta-alanine ligase, producing MLIIETLPLLRQHIRRARQEGKRIALVPTMGNLHDGHMKLVDEAKARADIVVVSIFVNPMQFDRPDDLVRYPRTLQEDCEKLNKRKVDFVFAPAPDQIYPQGTDGQTYVDVPGLSTMLEGASRPGHFRGVSTIVSKLFNLVQPDVACFGEKDFQQLALIRKMVADMGYDIDIVGVPIIRAKDGLALSSRNGYLTAEQRKIAPGLYKVMSRIGEKLQAGERELEEIIAIAGQELTEKGFRPDDIQIRDADTLLELTESSQRAVILVAAWLGQARLIDNQTVALTQ from the coding sequence GTGCTGATTATTGAAACCCTGCCACTGCTGCGTCAGCATATTCGCAGAGCCCGTCAGGAAGGCAAACGCATCGCGCTGGTGCCGACGATGGGCAACCTGCATGATGGTCACATGAAGCTGGTTGATGAAGCCAAAGCCCGTGCGGACATCGTGGTGGTGAGTATTTTCGTTAACCCAATGCAGTTTGATCGTCCGGACGATCTGGTGCGTTACCCGCGCACGCTACAGGAAGACTGCGAAAAACTGAACAAACGTAAAGTGGATTTCGTCTTTGCCCCCGCGCCGGACCAAATCTATCCCCAGGGGACCGACGGGCAGACGTACGTGGATGTCCCTGGCCTCTCGACGATGCTGGAAGGCGCCAGCCGCCCGGGTCATTTTCGCGGTGTTTCAACCATCGTCAGCAAGCTATTCAACCTGGTACAACCGGACGTCGCCTGCTTTGGCGAGAAGGACTTCCAGCAACTGGCGCTGATTCGCAAAATGGTTGCCGATATGGGCTATGACATTGATATCGTCGGCGTACCGATTATTCGTGCCAAAGACGGTTTAGCCCTGAGTTCACGTAACGGTTATCTGACGGCTGAACAACGTAAAATCGCCCCAGGTTTGTACAAAGTGATGAGCCGCATTGGCGAAAAACTGCAGGCCGGCGAGCGTGAACTGGAAGAGATCATCGCCATCGCCGGGCAGGAGTTGACGGAAAAAGGCTTCCGCCCCGATGATATTCAGATCCGTGATGCCGACACGCTGCTTGAACTGACCGAAAGCAGCCAGCGTGCGGTGATTCTGGTCGCCGCATGGCTCGGCCAGGCACGCTTAATCGACAATCAGACGGTTGCATTAACCCAGTAG
- the dksA gene encoding RNA polymerase-binding protein DksA, which translates to MQEGQNRKTSSLSILAIAGVEPYQEKPGEEYMNEAQLSHFRRILEAWRNQLRDEVDRTVTHMQDEAANFPDPVDRAAQEEEFSLELRNRDRERKLIKKIEKTLKKVEDEDFGYCESCGVEIGIRRLEARPTADLCIDCKTLAEIREKQMAG; encoded by the coding sequence ATGCAAGAAGGGCAAAACCGTAAAACATCGTCCCTGAGTATTCTCGCCATCGCTGGGGTGGAGCCGTACCAGGAGAAACCGGGCGAAGAGTATATGAACGAAGCCCAGCTGTCGCACTTCAGGCGTATTCTTGAAGCATGGCGTAATCAACTTAGGGATGAAGTCGATCGCACCGTTACTCATATGCAGGATGAAGCTGCCAACTTCCCGGACCCGGTAGACCGTGCCGCGCAGGAAGAAGAGTTCAGCCTCGAACTGCGTAACCGTGACCGTGAGCGCAAACTGATCAAAAAGATCGAGAAAACGCTGAAGAAGGTTGAAGACGAAGATTTCGGCTACTGCGAATCCTGCGGTGTAGAAATTGGTATTCGTCGCCTGGAAGCGCGTCCAACAGCCGATCTGTGTATCGACTGCAAAACGCTGGCTGAAATTCGCGAAAAACAAATGGCCGGCTAA
- the sfsA gene encoding DNA/RNA nuclease SfsA, whose protein sequence is MQFTPPLQRATLVQRYKRFLADVITPDGTELTLHCPNTGAMTGCATPGDTVWYSTSANIKRKYPHTWELTQTQTGALICVNTLWANRLTKEAIEQGRVSELSGYSTLKSEVKYGAERSRIDFMLQADSRPDCYIEVKSVTLAEKDFGYFPDAITERGQKHLRELMSVAAEGKRAVIFFAVLHSAITRFSPARHIDAKYAQLLFEAQRKGVEILVYKAELSADSMTLIEPLTVTL, encoded by the coding sequence ATGCAATTTACTCCCCCTCTCCAGCGTGCGACGCTGGTTCAGCGATATAAACGCTTTTTAGCCGATGTGATCACACCTGACGGGACTGAACTCACGCTACACTGCCCTAATACCGGGGCGATGACGGGGTGTGCAACGCCCGGTGATACGGTCTGGTATTCGACCTCGGCGAATATCAAACGCAAATATCCGCACACCTGGGAATTAACCCAGACCCAGACGGGCGCGTTAATTTGTGTTAATACATTATGGGCTAACAGACTGACGAAAGAGGCCATTGAACAGGGACGAGTTTCAGAACTTTCAGGCTATTCCACGCTGAAAAGCGAAGTAAAATACGGCGCCGAACGGAGCCGTATTGATTTTATGTTACAGGCAGATTCACGGCCTGACTGCTATATTGAAGTGAAATCGGTAACGTTAGCGGAAAAGGATTTTGGTTATTTTCCCGATGCCATCACTGAACGAGGTCAGAAACATCTTCGGGAACTGATGAGCGTAGCGGCTGAGGGCAAACGCGCAGTGATTTTCTTTGCCGTTCTGCACTCCGCCATTACACGGTTTTCACCCGCGCGCCATATTGACGCGAAATATGCGCAACTATTGTTCGAGGCACAGCGTAAGGGGGTAGAAATTCTGGTTTATAAAGCGGAACTTTCTGCCGATAGTATGACTCTGATAGAGCCATTAACTGTCACTTTATAG
- the gluQRS gene encoding tRNA glutamyl-Q(34) synthetase GluQRS codes for MTDSHYIGRFAPSPSGELHFGSLIAALGSYLQARARQGIWRVRIEDIDPPREVPGAADTILRQLEHYGLHWDGDILWQSQRHDAYREALAWLYDRGLSYYCTCTRARIQSVGGIYDGHCRELHNGPEQAAVRIKQQHPITRFHDRLRGEIQADERLAREDFIIHRRDGLFAYNLAVVVDDHFQGVSEIVRGADLIEPTVRQISLYQQFGWTPPDYIHLPLALNEQGAKLSKQNHAPALPQGDPRPVLMDALRFLGQQSDLPWQEMRVDEILAFAVTNWTLSTIPESAIVNPAFSNTSC; via the coding sequence ATGACTGACTCACACTACATTGGCCGATTCGCCCCATCACCTTCCGGCGAACTGCACTTTGGCTCCCTCATTGCAGCCCTGGGCAGCTATTTACAGGCTCGCGCCCGTCAGGGTATATGGCGAGTACGTATAGAAGATATTGATCCCCCTCGTGAAGTTCCCGGTGCCGCTGACACTATTCTGCGTCAACTGGAACATTACGGCCTCCACTGGGATGGCGACATACTATGGCAATCACAGCGCCATGATGCCTACCGCGAAGCGCTCGCCTGGTTATACGACCGGGGGTTGAGCTACTACTGCACCTGTACCCGAGCACGGATCCAGAGCGTTGGCGGGATTTATGATGGTCACTGCCGCGAGTTACATAACGGACCGGAGCAGGCGGCGGTTCGTATTAAACAGCAGCATCCCATCACCCGTTTTCACGATCGACTTCGCGGAGAGATTCAGGCTGACGAACGACTGGCGAGAGAAGATTTTATTATCCATCGTCGTGACGGACTGTTTGCCTATAACCTGGCAGTGGTGGTGGATGATCACTTTCAGGGGGTCAGCGAAATCGTGCGCGGTGCCGATTTAATCGAGCCAACGGTGCGACAAATCTCACTGTACCAGCAGTTTGGCTGGACACCTCCGGACTATATTCATCTGCCGCTGGCGCTCAATGAACAAGGCGCTAAACTTTCCAAACAGAATCATGCCCCTGCCTTGCCGCAAGGCGATCCGCGTCCCGTTCTTATGGACGCGCTGCGCTTTCTTGGCCAACAAAGTGACTTGCCGTGGCAGGAGATGCGCGTCGACGAGATCCTGGCATTCGCCGTGACAAACTGGACGCTTTCGACGATACCGGAATCGGCGATTGTAAATCCGGCATTCTCAAATACGTCGTGCTGA
- the thpR gene encoding RNA 2',3'-cyclic phosphodiesterase, which yields MSEPKRLFFAIELPATVREQIISWRAANFLPEAGRPVAADNLHLTLAFLGEVSPDKQQALIALAGRIRQPGFTLSLDDAGQWLRSRVIWLGTRQSPRGLLQLANILRAQAARSGCYQSPQPFHPHVTLLRDASHAVAIPPPGFCWSFPVTEFALYASSFSRGRTRYAKLQRWTLTK from the coding sequence ATGTCTGAGCCGAAACGGCTGTTTTTTGCCATCGAACTGCCCGCCACGGTACGTGAGCAAATTATCTCGTGGCGGGCGGCTAATTTCCTCCCTGAGGCGGGGCGCCCCGTTGCAGCCGATAACCTGCATTTGACGCTGGCGTTTCTGGGTGAGGTAAGCCCTGACAAACAACAGGCGCTGATCGCCCTGGCCGGACGCATTCGTCAGCCCGGATTTACGCTCAGTCTGGATGATGCCGGGCAGTGGTTACGCTCTCGCGTGATCTGGCTGGGGACGCGTCAGTCCCCGCGTGGGCTGTTGCAACTGGCAAATATTCTGCGGGCCCAGGCGGCGCGCAGCGGGTGTTATCAAAGTCCACAGCCGTTTCATCCTCACGTGACGCTGCTGCGCGACGCCAGCCACGCCGTGGCGATCCCGCCGCCAGGCTTTTGCTGGTCATTTCCAGTGACGGAATTTGCCCTGTACGCCTCCTCTTTTTCCCGAGGACGCACGCGTTACGCCAAACTTCAGCGCTGGACGCTCACCAAATAA
- the panD gene encoding aspartate 1-decarboxylase yields the protein MIRTMLQGKLHRVKVTQADLHYEGSCAIDQDFLDAAGILENEAIDIWNVSNGKRFSTYAIAAERGSRIISVNGAAAHCASVGDIVIIASFVTMSDEEARRWQPKVAYFEGDNEMKRTAKAIPVQVA from the coding sequence ATGATTCGCACTATGCTGCAGGGCAAACTCCACCGCGTGAAAGTGACTCAGGCGGACCTGCACTATGAAGGTTCCTGCGCCATCGATCAGGATTTTCTGGATGCCGCCGGGATCCTCGAAAATGAAGCCATTGATATCTGGAACGTGAGCAACGGCAAGCGTTTCTCCACCTATGCGATTGCCGCCGAACGCGGTTCCAGAATCATCTCCGTCAACGGCGCGGCGGCACACTGCGCCAGCGTGGGCGATATTGTCATCATCGCCAGCTTTGTCACTATGTCTGACGAAGAAGCGCGCCGCTGGCAGCCGAAGGTCGCTTACTTCGAAGGCGACAACGAAATGAAACGCACCGCAAAAGCGATTCCGGTTCAGGTTGCGTAA
- the pcnB gene encoding polynucleotide adenylyltransferase PcnB, with translation MFTRVANFCRKVLSREESEAEIAVARPRMTVIPREQHAISRKDISENALKVMYRLNKAGYEAWLVGGGVRDLLLGKKPKDFDVTTNATPDQVRKLFRNCRLVGRRFRLAHVMFGPEIIEVATFRGHHEGSESDRTTSQRGQNGMLLRDNIFGSIEEDAQRRDFTINSLYYSVADFTVRDYVGGMQDLEDGVIRLIGNPETRYREDPVRMLRAVRFAAKLDMKISPETAEPIPRLATLLNDIPPARLFEEALKLLQAGYGYETYKKLREYSLFQPLFPTITRYFTENGDSAMERIIAQVLKNTDNRIHNDMRVNPAFLFAAMFWYPLLEMAQKIAQESGLAYYDAFALAMNEVLDEACRSLAIPKRLTSLTRDIWQLQLRMSRRQGKRAWKLMEHPKFRAAYDLLALRAEVENNAELQRLAQWWGEFQVSAPPEQKGMLNELDEDPSPRRRHRRPRKRAPRREGTA, from the coding sequence ATTTTTACCCGAGTCGCTAATTTTTGCCGCAAGGTGCTAAGCCGCGAGGAGAGCGAGGCCGAAATTGCCGTCGCCCGTCCGCGTATGACGGTCATCCCGCGCGAACAGCACGCTATTTCACGCAAAGATATCAGTGAAAATGCCCTGAAGGTAATGTACAGGCTGAATAAAGCGGGATACGAAGCCTGGCTGGTTGGCGGTGGCGTCCGCGACCTTCTGCTCGGCAAAAAACCGAAAGATTTTGACGTCACAACCAACGCGACGCCAGACCAGGTGCGCAAACTGTTCCGCAACTGCCGCCTTGTAGGTCGCCGTTTCCGTCTGGCGCACGTCATGTTTGGCCCGGAAATTATTGAAGTCGCCACCTTTCGTGGTCATCACGAAGGCAGCGAAAGCGACCGCACTACGTCCCAGCGCGGACAAAACGGTATGCTGCTGCGCGATAACATTTTCGGCTCTATTGAAGAAGACGCCCAACGCCGCGATTTCACCATTAACAGCCTTTATTACAGCGTCGCGGATTTTACCGTTCGCGACTATGTCGGCGGCATGCAGGATCTGGAAGATGGCGTGATTCGCCTGATCGGCAATCCGGAAACCCGCTACCGCGAAGATCCGGTGCGTATGCTGCGCGCCGTGCGTTTCGCAGCGAAGCTCGACATGAAAATAAGCCCGGAAACGGCAGAGCCGATCCCGCGCCTGGCCACGCTGCTCAACGATATCCCGCCCGCGCGCCTGTTTGAAGAGGCGTTGAAGCTATTGCAGGCGGGCTACGGCTATGAAACCTATAAAAAGCTGCGCGAATACAGCCTGTTCCAGCCGCTGTTCCCGACCATCACTCGCTATTTTACCGAGAATGGCGACAGCGCAATGGAACGCATCATCGCGCAGGTGCTGAAAAATACCGATAACCGCATTCATAACGATATGCGCGTTAACCCGGCCTTCCTGTTTGCCGCGATGTTCTGGTATCCGCTGCTGGAAATGGCGCAGAAAATCGCCCAGGAAAGCGGTCTGGCTTACTACGACGCGTTCGCACTGGCGATGAATGAAGTGCTGGATGAGGCCTGCCGTTCGCTGGCGATCCCGAAACGCCTCACCTCGCTGACCCGCGACATCTGGCAATTGCAACTGCGCATGTCCCGCCGTCAGGGTAAGCGCGCGTGGAAGCTGATGGAGCATCCGAAATTCCGCGCCGCGTATGATTTACTCGCCCTGCGTGCCGAAGTGGAAAACAATGCCGAGCTACAGCGTCTGGCGCAGTGGTGGGGCGAATTCCAGGTTTCTGCACCACCAGAGCAGAAAGGTATGCTGAACGAGCTGGATGAAGATCCATCGCCGCGTCGCCGTCACCGTCGTCCGCGCAAGCGCGCGCCGCGTCGTGAAGGAACGGCATGA